GGACGCAATGGCGAAAGACAAGCTGGAGAAGGAGACAGAACCGGAGTTGAACATGAAAGCTGATCTTGCAGACGCGTACTTACACCCTATCTTCCTTTCATTTGACGAAGAAttagatgaagaagatgagaggCACCAAAAAGAGACAACGGAGGTTAGAGTGGACAAACATGAAACACAGTCGTCTAGTCCTGTGACGGAGCTCGGTACTCCTTCTCATTACCAGCAACATGAAGTCTACAATCCAACGTCCCCTTCTTCGCATTACGCTTCCGCCTATGAGCAGTCATCTTCTCAGTACGAGTACCATTACGAAACTCATCGGTATGAGGAGCATGGTGGATACCGTTACAACAACTGACAAACAAAAGGGTGTCTTATATGAGTGTTACTTGTATAAGTAGtcgtttaaaatttaattaaatggtCTAGGTTTTATTGGTGGTGCTGGGAGATTGGTGGTTTTAGTGTTGTTCCAAGATTTATTTATTCTCATCTACTTTCAGTTTTTTTGGTAATTGTAAAACTTGGTTTATAGTGAATGTGATGAAagatatgaatatttattttaggcCGAAGGTTCGGTTTCTTTTAGGTAGTTCGGAATTAGAACTATGTTAGTTCAGGTGGTCGAAATCTCACTgaagtgaacaaaaaaaatcggttcagttttttggttagtttggtttcgaatttttttcaaaatttttgattttgcGGTTAGTTcggttaaatttttttgtttaaattgaataaattccagaaaaaaattggttagtttggttcagattttggttagttcagttcggaattttggttaaaattgatattatttggtaaaaaatatttttagaaaaccgAACTAACCGATTGTCGAATCGGACTAAAATTTTTTTCAGTTGCCGAATTTTCTGACCCAACTTTTGATTCAGTTCGGCAGGTTCTGGTTCGAGTAGGCCttgtttatttaattaagataaaaatatttcttaaccGAAAAACCTAACCAGGGAAAAAAGAGAGACAAAAGTAGCTCATCTTGTATTGATAAAACTTTCTGTCTCGTCCATACAAGTTCTTGTCATCCAGCTCCTGTCATTAAATGAAGATTGAGAAGACTATGATGTGTGGTCTCGCAAAATCACAGCCAAGTCGTCTCCACTTCCATGGCTACTCCTTTAGCagctcctctcttctctcctttaTCTCTTTCTTCAGCAAGAAACCGCCGTTCGTATCCCAAGATCCGATTCCAGTCGAACAATGGGAGCACTTTGGAGTCCAATGGACACCAGAAGCTAAATCTATCGAAATGTGGTAAACTAGATGGAAAAAGGAGTAAGTTCCTGCAAATGGGTTCTCGAGAGATGACTTTTGGGAGAAAACTCTCAGTTCAGGCCGCGGATGGGGCAGGGACAGGGAACACATCAACGATCTCTAGTAACGTAAGCTTAACGATTTGAAGATTTTATGATGTTTGTCTACCACGTTAGGTTTTCATCCTCGTTGTTATGCACACTAGGTGTTGGCGATAGCGCACTTGTTGGTGTCACTTGGGATCATACTAGCGGCAGACCAGTTCTTGAAACAGGCTTTTGTAGCAGCCTCCATAAAGTTCCCCAGCGCTTTGTTTGGGATGTTTTGTATTTTCTCTGTTCTTATGATATTAGATACCGTTGTCCCCGCTGCTGCAACTGGCATGATGAACTTCTTCGAGCCAGCGTTTCTGTTCATCCAGAGATGGCTTCCTTTGTTCTACGTTCCATCTCTTGTGGTTCTCCCTCTTTCCGTCAGAGATATTCCCGCGGCTTCCGGCCTCAAAATCTGCTACATTGTTGGTATATAATCATTCTCTTCTTATTATGGTACCCTTCATAGTAATGTTATCTTGTTAGCTCTGTTTAATGTTTGATCAAATGCTTGTACAGCTGGTGGATGGTTGGCGTCTCTTTGTGTAGCAGGGTTCACAGCTATTGCAGTGAGGAAAATGGTGAATACCGAGATGACGGAAGCTGAGCCTATGGCAAAACCTTCACCATTCTCAGCACTTGAGCTGTGGAGTTGGAGTGGGATCTTTGTTGCGTCGTTTGTTGGTGCTATGTTTTACCCTAATTCGTTGGGGACAAGTGCAAGGACTTGTCTCCCTTTCCTTCTTTCTTCTACTGTTCTAGGTTACATTGTCGGTACCGGGTACAATTTAAACCCTTTCCTTGTTTTCTACTCAAGTTTCAAGTCTCTAGCTTGATGCTATTCTTATTGTATTGTCTAGGTTGCCATCTGCTATTAAGAAAGTATTCCATCCGATAATCTGCTGCGCTGTATCTGCACTACTCGCTGCTCTAGCTTTTGGGTATGCTTCAGGATCTGGACTTGATCCTGTTTTAGGTAAAACTCACTCaaacaagagagaaagaaagaccTAGAACAGAAAGTAAAAGTTCTTTTGTTCACTACTCTTAATGGTGGTGACAGGAAACTACCTTACAAAAGTAGCATCGGATCCTGGTGCTGGTGACATCTTAATGGGTTTTCTTGGCTCTGTCATTCTCTCTTTCGCTTTCTCCATGTTCAAACAGAGAAAGGTAACAACACacttgttcttgtttttctttagaAAAGTGGTGACAATCTGTTTGGTTTGCCCCAGCTTGTGAAAAGGCACGCAGCTGAGATATTTACGTCTGTGATTGTTTCAACGATATTCTCGCTCTACTCCACTGCTCTCGTTGGACGTTTAGTTGGTTTGGAACCATCTTTAACGGTTTCAATCCTACCTCGCTGCATCACGGTTGCGTTAGCCCTTAGCATTGTATCACTCTTTGAAGGTATAACATGCTATTCTTCTCCTCAGCAGAGTACATTAAAGAACATTTTTAGCGACTCTTTTGGACATATTTCAGGGACCAATTCGTCGCTTACAGCAGCTGTAGTGGTTGTGACTGGTCTGATTGGAGCTAACTTTGTACAAGTTGTTCTTGACAAACTGCGTTTAAATGATCCTATTGCTCGAGGAATCGCAACTGCTTCAAGGTGACTTCTTTACAGATATCATCTTTTCGCATTTCGAATCAAAATGAGGAAAAATCTAATAACATTATTTAAGTGGACAGTGCTCATGGACTTGGAACAGCAGCTTTGTCGGCCAAGGAGCCAGAGGCACTTCCCTTCTGTGCAATTGCTTATGCTCTCACTGGAATCTTCGGATCCTTACTCTGTTCTGTCCCTGCCGTCCGACAGAGTTTGCTGGCTGTCGTCGGATGAGAATTGATGACGTGGCGACACACAATTGGTGGCGGCCCTAGAAGCCGGCGAGTTACTTTTCAATATGGGAGCAGTTTGGTTTGAATCATTaatttttcattctattttgTATATGCTGTGAATTTATTataatggaaaaaaaatatgtaaactttaatattttcattgatacaaaaaaaattcacaaagtCTCAGTTTTACATCTTTTACCTTTCTCTTGCAATTTAGAAATTTATGTATTCAATTTTTAGTCatgtgataaaataaaataaaaggtctgattggtaatgacggtaaatttttttttgtggtgattttaaattttattgctgtataattttatgaaagagctaaaaaattgctttggatatttggttAGGTTATTTCTAGAgatgtggtttcaaaaaaaaatttaaagcttgattgctctgaatttgatgctttagaaataaataggATCGTGACCTCCCCGATAATTTAAGAATTatcaaaattgataaaaaaaaactgagagggcaaaagagtaaaaaagaaaagaagatgacGAGAGCCCAAAGCTTCTAACGGAAGGCGTAAAGCTAAAAGCGTTACCAAACTATCTTCCCAGTCTTGTCTGAATTCTACTCTCAgccacaaaacccaaaaaatgatACTAATcccaacttcttcttcatcttcgtgTTCTTATTACTCGTGTTGTTGCCTTCCGCAAGCTTCCTTCAATTCTAATTCATATCCATCGAATCAGTCTCTGTTCCTCTCCAAATCCGCTTATCCAAGTCACCAGGGTACTTATGCTTCAATCTGTTGATTTGAACTCCTTCGGTAGGATCTAAAGTCTTATGCTTCAATTTGTTTACGACTCTGTGGCTACTTCAGGAAGCAGAAAGCTGAAGACTTTGCGTCTCCGGGCTAATTTCTGGGAGTCAATCCGATCTGGGTACTTCCAAAGTTTCATAATTTTCGTGCTCGTAGCCTGGTACATTGAAtgcttgattgattgattgattcagGTTTGTAAAGAATAATAACACGACCCAACTTGTGGAACCACCTTCTACAACCGAAGAAGATGAAGACACGGAACCATTACTTCCTGTGGAGTTTACTTTGGTTGAGAGAACTCTTCAAGATGGGTTGATTGAAGAGATCATATTTTCTTCTGGTGGTGAAATTGATGTCTATGATCTTCAAACCCTTTGTGACAAGGttagttaaaacttaaaagctTCTATTTCTTCTTGATGttacttcaaaaaaaaaggctCTCATTTTggattatataatattaaaggTGGGATGGCCTCGGAGACCACTAACGAAACTAGCTGCAGCTTTGAAGAATAGTTATATGGTTGCTACATTGCATTCTGTATTGaagccatcatcatcatcatcatcatcatcaggtgCTTCATTCAATTAACCTTAATCTTCACTCATCCGATGTTTTGATGAATATCTTAGCGGATTTTGGAGAAGTTATTTGACACAGAAGGAGATAATGAGCAGCAGCAGAAGAATAAGAAGCTTATTGGAATGGCACGTGCCACGTCGGATCATGCCTTTAATGCTACAATTTGGGATGTTCTTGTTGATCCTGAGTATCAggtaaccaaaacaaagaactAACTCTTCTGTGTGTTGATGTTAATAAGTGTTGTTTTGGTTTTCAGGGTCAAGGGCTTGGTAAAGCTCTTGTGGAAAAGCTTGTAAGGGCTCTTCTTCAGAGAGATATTGGTAATATATCTCTTTTTGCAGATAGTCAAGGTAATAATACAAATATCAAATCACCATACAAACTTTTGTAATCAAGACTTCTTCTTTCTTAGAGTTATTGAATTTGTCATGCAGTTGTGGATTTCTATCAAAACTTGGGGTTTGAGGCTGATCCAGAAGGCATCAAAGGCATGTTTTGGTACCCAAAGTAGCAGTTGGTGGGTTTGCAAAAGAGTGGGACTTTACTATTTGGCTGTATGCTTTCTTATTATATGGGTCGGGTCAATAAGGAAGTTTACTAACTGTGCATTTTGTAACTCGAAACCGATATTTGTCTATTTAAGATTCAAACATGAGTATATGATCAATAGGAAGAAACCTTTCTTTCCATTGCTTAAAAGGTTTGATGAGGAAACTTTAAAATGGATAATAttgtattaatttaatttttattgctTTGCTATTAACTTCTCTACATTACAGAATTTTCTGTTACCATCTCCACATAAATTACAAACCAAAGCAAGATAGTCCTTTTCGCCATgaaaaaaaatccataaaagaaagaaagaagaaactgCAAACGGGTTTATAGACGGGTTATAATTTGCTTTTTGTTTTAGGCTTTAGCAGCTTCTGCAGGAGCAGTTTCTTTGTTCGCAATGAGCTGCTCATAGAGATCTCTGATCTTCAATCCAACAATGGTCTGGAAAAGTCCAGTTCCATTGTTGCTACCAGGGAAATCAGCATGTTTCAGCATTTGTTGAGTCACTTCCCCGTAGAATTTGGTCGAGAGGTTGCTCAGATGGCTCTCCACATAAATCAGCTCGTCCAGTCTATCGAATTGCCCGTCCATCTCAACAACCGAAACCTGATAGAGAGAGAACAAAATGCTCAAACCAAGAGCTAAAAAAAACGAAACTCATTCTGCAATATCAACCAATGTACCTCATGGTCGAAGTAGGAATCAGGTGCATAGTTGAACTTGATACCAGGGTACGAGCAGGTGAGTTTGCGGCCGCAAGGTATCCACGAGACGGTTGAACCTTCATCGAATAGGTAGACCGGGCTAAAGTACTTAACACCTTCCTTCATTATCAACCTCACTCTCAACACTTTGCCTTCATTGTCATCTGGAATCAGCTGTGTTGGAAGCACTTCTATCACCGCATCCGCGTACTGCTTTTGTGGGTCTGCATAAGCCATTTGATGCACATTGTtatcaacaaaattttccaGGAAATGAAGACTGAATATGAGTTTATACCAATGAATGCATCGAAGTCAGGCTTTCGTGCTTCGATACTCGCTTTGATGCTCTCTAAGCTGTGACCTCTTTCAGCCATGTCCCTCTGTGACACAAACTCGTTTGATACGTTACATTGTCACGGTCGAatcttatgtatatatatatatatatacgaagaTGAAATAGATAAAGAAACACACCTGAATTTTCCAAGCGAACTTGACCTCATTACTAATGTCTAGGTAGATACTGAAGTCCAATAAGTCTCTTACCCTCTCATCAAACCTTCACAAGTagataaaacattattata
This region of Brassica napus cultivar Da-Ae chromosome C5, Da-Ae, whole genome shotgun sequence genomic DNA includes:
- the LOC106365603 gene encoding plastidal glycolate/glycerate translocator 1, chloroplastic, whose amino-acid sequence is MATPLAAPLFSPLSLSSARNRRSYPKIRFQSNNGSTLESNGHQKLNLSKCGKLDGKRSKFLQMGSREMTFGRKLSVQAADGAGTGNTSTISSNVLAIAHLLVSLGIILAADQFLKQAFVAASIKFPSALFGMFCIFSVLMILDTVVPAAATGMMNFFEPAFLFIQRWLPLFYVPSLVVLPLSVRDIPAASGLKICYIVAGGWLASLCVAGFTAIAVRKMVNTEMTEAEPMAKPSPFSALELWSWSGIFVASFVGAMFYPNSLGTSARTCLPFLLSSTVLGYIVGTGLPSAIKKVFHPIICCAVSALLAALAFGYASGSGLDPVLGNYLTKVASDPGAGDILMGFLGSVILSFAFSMFKQRKLVKRHAAEIFTSVIVSTIFSLYSTALVGRLVGLEPSLTVSILPRCITVALALSIVSLFEGTNSSLTAAVVVVTGLIGANFVQVVLDKLRLNDPIARGIATASSAHGLGTAALSAKEPEALPFCAIAYALTGIFGSLLCSVPAVRQSLLAVVG
- the LOC106451744 gene encoding phosphoribulokinase, chloroplastic yields the protein MAVSTIYSTQALNSTHFFTSSSSSKQVFFYRRQTNRRFNTIITCAAQQTVVIGLAADSGCGKSTFMRRLTSVFGGAAEPPKGGNPDSNTLISDMTTVICLDDYHSLDRTGRKEKGVTALDPRANDFDLMYEQVKALKSGIAVEKPIYNHVTGLLDAPELIQPPKILVIEGLHPMFDERVRDLLDFSIYLDISNEVKFAWKIQRDMAERGHSLESIKASIEARKPDFDAFIDPQKQYADAVIEVLPTQLIPDDNEGKVLRVRLIMKEGVKYFSPVYLFDEGSTVSWIPCGRKLTCSYPGIKFNYAPDSYFDHEVSVVEMDGQFDRLDELIYVESHLSNLSTKFYGEVTQQMLKHADFPGSNNGTGLFQTIVGLKIRDLYEQLIANKETAPAEAAKA
- the LOC106365605 gene encoding acetyltransferase NSI isoform X1, whose product is MILIPTSSSSSCSYYSCCCLPQASFNSNSYPSNQSLFLSKSAYPSHQGSRKLKTLRLRANFWESIRSGFVKNNNTTQLVEPPSTTEEDEDTEPLLPVEFTLVERTLQDGLIEEIIFSSGGEIDVYDLQTLCDKVGWPRRPLTKLAAALKNSYMVATLHSVLKPSSSSSSSSEGDNEQQQKNKKLIGMARATSDHAFNATIWDVLVDPEYQGQGLGKALVEKLVRALLQRDIGNISLFADSQVVDFYQNLGFEADPEGIKGMFWYPK
- the LOC106365605 gene encoding acetyltransferase NSI isoform X2; the protein is MILIPTSSSSSCSYYSCCCLPQASFNSNSYPSNQSLFLSKSAYPSHQGSRKLKTLRLRANFWESIRSGFVKNNNTTQLVEPPSTTEEDEDTEPLLPVEFTLVERTLQDGLIEEIIFSSGGEIDVYDLQTLCDKVGWPRRPLTKLAAALKNSYMVATLHSVLKPSSSSSEGDNEQQQKNKKLIGMARATSDHAFNATIWDVLVDPEYQGQGLGKALVEKLVRALLQRDIGNISLFADSQVVDFYQNLGFEADPEGIKGMFWYPK